One Diospyros lotus cultivar Yz01 chromosome 1, ASM1463336v1, whole genome shotgun sequence genomic window carries:
- the LOC127800329 gene encoding uncharacterized protein LOC127800329, producing MTRSSKGIPIDLDLEIERTLRKQRKARELELRIPDNPPASSATASDIPSISIPTPDLNTMAGEDPHKHLKEFHVVCSTMRPQGVDEEQIKLRAFPFSLDGAAKDWLYYLPPAAITSWDGLKRIFLEKFFPSSRTAAIRKEICGIRQNHGETLHEYLVDAASGGALSEKTPAATQELISKMAQNAQQFGTRSATPMRQANEIGVATINDQQRIENKLEELASMVRQLALDKGQSKSQQENTEACAGIFPGRPFQPQQQRYDPYAATYNPGWRDHPNLRYGGPSNQPFQPQQQQPQQHRFNAQRPSQSMQQPQPAPKSESSLEDIMKQLIANNLQFQQMTDTAIQNLETQIGQLATNISELRSQGSGQLPSQPVSNPRGNVSAIVLRSGKELSSPPSP from the exons atgaccaggtcctctAAGGGCATACCAATTGACCTAGACCTTGAAATAGAAAGGACCCTTAGGAAGCAAAGGAAGGCTAGAGAGTTAGAGCTTCGGATACCTGATAATCCTCCTGCCTCTTCTGCCACTGCATCTGATATTCCTTCTATTTCTATACCTACCCCTGACTTAAACACAATGGCGG GTGAAGATCCGCACAAGCACCTCAAGGAATTCCATGTTGTCTGCTCCACAATGAGGCCACAAGGAGTTGATGAGGAGCAGATAAAACTTAGGGCCTTCCCATTCTCATTGGATGGAGCTGCAAAGGATTGGTTATACTACCTACCACCTGCTGCCATCACAAGTTGGGATGGGCTAAAAAGGATCTTTTTGGAGAAGTTCTTTCCATCATCCCGAACAGCCGCCATTCGAAAAGAAATTTGTGGCATAAGGCAGAATCATGGGGAGACattacatga GTATTTGGTGGATGCAGCTAGTGGAGGAGCCCTCTCTGAAAAGACACCAGCAGCTACTCAAGAGCTAATCTCCAAGATGGCACAGAATGCCCAACAGTTTGGTACCAGGTCAGCCACTCCCATGAGACAAGCCAATGAGATTGGTGTTGCTACCATCAATGACCAACAGAGGATAGAGAACAAACTGGAGGAATTGGCCTCCATGGTCAGACAGTTAGCCCTTGATAAAGGACAGTCCAAATCTCAGCAG GAGAATACAGAAGCCTGTGCTggcatttttccaggaagaCCCTTCCAGCCACAGCAACAAAGATATGATCCATATGCTGCCACCTATAATCCAGGGTGGAGAGATCATCCAAATTTGAGGTATGGAGGTCCTTCCAACCAGCCATTCCAGCCACAGCAACAGCAACCTCAGCAGCACAGATTCAAtgcacaaagaccaagtcaATCAATGCAGCAACCCCAACCAGCTCCTAAATCCGAATCAAGCTTGGAAGATATCATGAAGCAGCTCATTGCCAACAATCTCCAGTTTCAGCAAATGACCGACACTGCCatacaaaatttggagacacagaTTGGACAGCTGGCAACCAACATCAGTGAGCTACGGAGTCAAGGATCGGGTCAGTTGCCTTCACAACCAGTTTCAAATCCAAGGGGCAATGTAAGTGCTATCGTTCTCCGCAGTGGCAAGGAGTTAAGCAGCCCACCCTCTCCATAA